A DNA window from Pseudomonas sp. B21-056 contains the following coding sequences:
- a CDS encoding FimV/HubP family polar landmark protein, with translation MVQVRKLVLAIAAASALSSGMAQALGLGELTLKSPPNQPLVAEIELLDVQQLTAAEVVPSLASPEDFAKAGVDRQAFLNDLTFTPVINANGKSVLRVTSSRPLSEPLVKFLVQVMWPNGRLLRDYSVLVDPSKFSPQAAEAARPKPPQVVSTPVTGATKPSQYTTTPRDTLWEIAAKARNGGSVQQTMLAIQALNPHAFINGNINLLKTGQVLRLPDPVQSTALPQPQAIAEVAAQNAAWRQGRQGRATAAPGGRQQLDATKRGQGEAAPAQTAGRDNLSLVTAESAKAGKGKGKGAAGDAQALSNKLAVTQESLDSARRDNEELKSRMADLQSQLDKLQRLIELKNNQLAKMQAEGAAVPPANEAPPAMSAQLTPAPTAQVPAPAPQVAPEATPEATPAATPAEEPAVSSEQKYNDLLTNPILLGLVGGGALVLLLLLLLLARRRKAHQEAEKHLRMARALEEEADFSPELDLPPSSFEGIEVPAPSVKLDPKPAPAPAPKPIPQPAPVVAPVVVSAPIAAPLVAPAADPFDDVLGQAQAHIDRGRLNQAADQLEQGIKAEPQRSDLRLKLMEVYGQQGDRDAFVAQERQLVANGENFAQVEQLKSRFPAMVVATSATLAAAAVAAELDAQYVKELLEETPATNEELDSAFDLSLDDLENAPTAPAPEPVAELDAFPMDDDLSFESVLKQQTEANESLDDLSEFDLDLGADAPAPALEDEDFLLDLGDDLKGLDVPAADTPALLDTPADDLELPADFDLSLADEMDAPKDPFESELDDVNAELDRLSDSLGQPSFTAEDALASVEDEPDFDFLSGTDEVATKLDLAQAYIDMGDHDGARDILGEVLSEGDATQKSEAQEMLTRLV, from the coding sequence ATGGTTCAAGTTCGCAAACTGGTGTTAGCAATAGCGGCCGCCTCGGCGCTGTCCTCCGGTATGGCGCAAGCGCTCGGGCTCGGGGAATTGACCCTGAAGTCGCCGCCGAACCAGCCTCTGGTCGCGGAAATCGAGCTGCTCGATGTCCAGCAACTGACCGCCGCCGAAGTCGTACCCAGCCTGGCCTCGCCTGAGGATTTCGCCAAGGCCGGCGTCGACCGCCAGGCGTTCCTCAATGACCTGACCTTCACCCCGGTGATCAATGCCAATGGCAAGAGCGTCCTGCGGGTGACCTCCAGCCGGCCGTTGTCCGAACCGCTGGTCAAGTTCCTCGTGCAGGTGATGTGGCCCAATGGCCGCCTGCTGCGTGACTACAGCGTACTGGTCGATCCGTCCAAGTTCTCGCCCCAGGCTGCCGAGGCCGCCCGACCGAAACCGCCCCAGGTGGTGTCGACGCCGGTCACCGGCGCTACCAAACCGTCCCAGTACACCACCACACCGCGCGATACCCTCTGGGAAATCGCCGCCAAGGCCCGCAACGGCGGGTCGGTCCAGCAAACCATGCTGGCGATCCAGGCGCTGAACCCGCACGCATTCATCAACGGCAACATCAACCTGCTCAAGACCGGCCAGGTCCTGCGCCTGCCGGACCCGGTGCAAAGCACCGCGTTGCCACAACCCCAGGCCATTGCCGAAGTGGCTGCGCAGAACGCCGCCTGGCGCCAGGGGCGTCAAGGGCGTGCGACTGCAGCACCTGGTGGCCGGCAGCAACTGGACGCGACCAAGCGTGGGCAGGGGGAAGCCGCACCGGCGCAGACCGCAGGCCGCGATAACCTGAGCCTGGTGACGGCCGAGTCTGCGAAGGCGGGCAAGGGCAAAGGCAAGGGGGCTGCCGGTGATGCCCAGGCCCTGAGCAACAAGCTCGCGGTCACCCAAGAAAGCCTCGACTCGGCTCGCCGTGACAATGAAGAACTGAAAAGCCGCATGGCCGATCTGCAGAGCCAGTTGGACAAGCTGCAGCGCCTGATCGAGCTGAAGAACAATCAGCTGGCGAAGATGCAGGCCGAAGGTGCCGCGGTTCCGCCAGCCAATGAAGCGCCACCGGCAATGTCGGCGCAGTTGACGCCCGCACCGACGGCACAGGTCCCGGCGCCTGCACCGCAGGTGGCCCCTGAAGCGACACCCGAAGCGACGCCTGCGGCTACTCCGGCCGAGGAACCGGCGGTATCCAGCGAGCAGAAGTACAACGACCTGCTGACCAACCCGATCCTGCTCGGTTTGGTCGGCGGTGGGGCGTTGGTCCTGCTGTTGCTGTTGTTGCTGCTCGCCCGTCGCCGAAAGGCCCACCAGGAAGCCGAGAAGCATCTGCGCATGGCTCGAGCCCTCGAGGAGGAGGCCGACTTCTCCCCGGAGCTCGATCTGCCCCCGAGCAGCTTCGAGGGCATTGAAGTACCCGCGCCAAGCGTAAAGCTCGATCCCAAGCCAGCCCCTGCGCCGGCCCCCAAGCCGATTCCCCAGCCGGCTCCTGTGGTTGCTCCTGTGGTGGTCTCGGCGCCTATCGCGGCGCCATTGGTCGCCCCGGCTGCCGATCCTTTCGACGACGTGCTGGGCCAGGCGCAGGCCCATATCGATCGCGGGCGCTTGAACCAGGCGGCCGATCAGCTCGAGCAAGGCATCAAGGCCGAGCCACAGCGCAGCGACCTGCGCCTGAAACTGATGGAAGTCTACGGCCAGCAGGGCGACCGCGACGCGTTTGTCGCCCAGGAACGCCAGTTGGTGGCCAATGGTGAAAACTTCGCCCAGGTCGAGCAGCTCAAGAGCCGCTTCCCGGCCATGGTGGTTGCCACCAGTGCCACCCTGGCCGCGGCGGCGGTGGCTGCCGAACTGGACGCCCAGTACGTCAAGGAACTGCTGGAAGAAACGCCGGCAACCAATGAAGAACTGGACAGTGCCTTCGACCTGAGTCTGGATGACCTGGAGAACGCACCGACAGCGCCCGCCCCTGAGCCGGTAGCGGAGCTGGATGCGTTCCCGATGGACGACGATCTGAGCTTCGAATCGGTGCTCAAGCAGCAGACCGAAGCCAACGAAAGCCTGGACGATCTGTCGGAGTTCGACCTGGACCTGGGCGCCGATGCCCCGGCTCCAGCCCTGGAAGATGAAGACTTCCTGCTGGACCTGGGCGACGACCTCAAGGGTCTGGACGTGCCTGCGGCCGACACCCCGGCCTTGCTCGACACCCCAGCCGACGATCTCGAGCTGCCGGCGGATTTCGATCTGTCCCTGGCTGACGAAATGGACGCACCGAAGGATCCCTTCGAGTCCGAGCTGGACGATGTCAACGCCGAACTGGATCGCCTGTCCGACAGCCTGGGCCAGCCATCCTTCACGGCGGAAGACGCCCTGGCCAGTGTCGAGGACGAGCCGGACTTCGACTTCCTCAGCGGCACCGATGAAGTGGCGACCAAGCTCGACCTGGCCCAGGCCTACATCGACATGGGCGACCATGACGGCGCCCGGGATATCCTTGGTGAAGTCCTCAGCGAAGGCGATGCGACCCAGAAGAGCGAAGCGCAGGAGATGCTGACGCGCCTGGTGTGA
- a CDS encoding aspartate-semialdehyde dehydrogenase encodes MSQSFDIAVIGATGTVGETLVQILEERDFPIGNLHLLASSESAGSSVMFRNKNVRVREVDAFDFSKVQLAFFAAGPAVTLSFAPRATAAGCALIDLSGALPPEQAPQIVPEANAQLLAGLGKPFQVSSPSASATALAVALAPLRECLDVRRISLTASLAVSAQGRVAVNELARQTAELLNVRPLEPTFFDRQMAFNLLAQVGTPDEQGHTQLEKRLVRELRQVLDQPLLKISVTCIQAPVFFGDSFSVTVQSANAVDLKKVNAALEAAPGIELVEAGDYPTPVGDAVGQDVIYIGRVRGGIDDPTELNMWLTTDNVRKGAALNAVQVAELLIKDLL; translated from the coding sequence ATGAGCCAGTCCTTTGACATTGCCGTGATCGGCGCCACCGGTACGGTCGGTGAAACCCTCGTCCAGATTCTCGAAGAGCGCGACTTCCCCATCGGTAACCTGCACCTGCTGGCCAGCAGCGAGTCGGCGGGCAGCTCGGTGATGTTTCGCAACAAGAACGTGCGGGTACGAGAAGTCGACGCGTTCGACTTCAGCAAGGTGCAACTGGCGTTCTTCGCCGCCGGCCCGGCGGTGACCCTGAGCTTCGCCCCGCGTGCCACGGCCGCCGGTTGCGCGCTTATCGACCTGTCCGGCGCCCTGCCGCCGGAACAGGCGCCGCAGATCGTGCCGGAAGCCAACGCCCAGTTGTTGGCCGGCCTCGGCAAGCCGTTTCAGGTCAGCAGCCCGAGTGCCTCGGCCACCGCGCTGGCCGTGGCGCTGGCGCCGTTGCGTGAGTGCCTGGATGTGCGGCGCATCAGCCTGACCGCCAGCCTCGCCGTGTCCGCCCAGGGCCGCGTTGCCGTAAACGAATTGGCGCGTCAGACCGCCGAGTTGCTCAACGTCCGTCCCCTGGAGCCGACCTTCTTCGATCGGCAGATGGCGTTCAATCTGCTGGCCCAGGTCGGCACCCCGGACGAGCAGGGCCATACGCAACTGGAAAAGCGCCTGGTGCGCGAACTGCGCCAAGTGCTGGATCAACCTTTGTTAAAGATTTCCGTCACTTGCATTCAAGCCCCGGTATTTTTCGGCGATAGCTTTAGCGTGACCGTGCAGTCCGCGAACGCCGTCGACCTGAAAAAGGTCAACGCGGCCCTGGAAGCAGCCCCCGGCATCGAGCTGGTGGAGGCGGGCGACTACCCGACGCCGGTAGGCGATGCGGTGGGCCAGGATGTGATTTATATCGGGCGTGTGCGCGGCGGGATCGACGACCCGACGGAACTGAATATGTGGCTGACGACGGATAACGTGCGCAAGGGCGCGGCGCTCAATGCAGTGCAGGTGGCGGAGTTGTTGATAAAAGACCTGCTGTAA